In Castor canadensis chromosome 11, mCasCan1.hap1v2, whole genome shotgun sequence, a single genomic region encodes these proteins:
- the Mrpl9 gene encoding large ribosomal subunit protein bL9m isoform X1: MAAASLAAAGRSRALLRAGAGRLLPRGIQELLGPRREGDTPSLGRDFSLSQHRGTVIVERWWKVPLAGEGRKPRLHRRHRVYKLVEDTKHRPKENLELILTQSVEELGVRGDLVSVKKSVGRNRLLPQGLAVYASPENKKLFEEEKLQRQEGKLEKIQTKAGEATVKFLKSCHLEVGMKNNVKWELNPEIVARHFFKNLGVVVAPHALKLPEEPITRWGEYWCEVTVNGLDTVRVPMSVVMFEKPKTKRYKYWLAQQAATGTTPTSSRTV, encoded by the exons ATGGCGGCGGCCTCTCTCGCTGCTGCGGGCCGGAGCAGAGCGCTGCTGCGGGCGGGCGCTGGGCGGCTACTGCCGCGAGGAATCCAAGAGCTACTCGGGCCGCGACGTGAAGGGGACACCCCTAGCCTGGGGCGCGACTTCAGTCTCTCTCAGCATCGG GGCACGGTCATCGTGGAGCGGTGGTGGAAGGTGCCGCTGGCCGGGGAGGGTAGAAAGCCGCGCCTGCATCGGCGACACCGCGTCTACAAACTGGTGGAGGACACGAAACACCGGCCCAAAGAAAACTTGGAGCTCATCCTCACGCAGTCTGTGGAGG AACTCGGAGTCCGGGGTGACTTGGTCTCAGTGAAGAAATCCGTAGGTCGTAATCGGCTCCTTCCTCAGGGACTGGCTGTATATGCATCCCCTGAAAACAAGAAGCTGTTTGAAGAGGAGAAATTG CAGAGACAAGAAGGAAAATTAGAGAAGATCCAGACCAAAGCAGGAGAGGCG ACAGTGAAATTTCTTAAAAGCTGTCACCTGGAAGTGGGCATGAAGAACAATGTCAAATGGGAACTGAACCCTGAAATAGTTGCCCGCCACTTCTTCAAGAAT cttGGTGTTGTGGTTGCCCCACATGCGTTGAAGTTACCAGAGGAGCCTATCACACGATGGGGCGAGTACTGGTGTGAGGTGACG GTAAATGGGCTTGACACTGTGAGAGTTCCCATGTCTGTTGTGATGTTTGAGAAGCCCAAGACCAAAAGATATAAGTACTGGTTAGCCCAGCAAGCTGCCACGGGCACCACCCCCACCAGCTCCCGGACAGTCTAA
- the Mrpl9 gene encoding large ribosomal subunit protein bL9m isoform X2, producing the protein MAAASLAAAGRSRALLRAGAGRLLPRGIQELLGPRREGDTPSLGRDFSLSQHRGTVIVERWWKVPLAGEGRKPRLHRRHRVYKLVEDTKHRPKENLELILTQSVEELGVRGDLVSVKKSVGRNRLLPQGLAVYASPENKKLFEEEKLRQEGKLEKIQTKAGEATVKFLKSCHLEVGMKNNVKWELNPEIVARHFFKNLGVVVAPHALKLPEEPITRWGEYWCEVTVNGLDTVRVPMSVVMFEKPKTKRYKYWLAQQAATGTTPTSSRTV; encoded by the exons ATGGCGGCGGCCTCTCTCGCTGCTGCGGGCCGGAGCAGAGCGCTGCTGCGGGCGGGCGCTGGGCGGCTACTGCCGCGAGGAATCCAAGAGCTACTCGGGCCGCGACGTGAAGGGGACACCCCTAGCCTGGGGCGCGACTTCAGTCTCTCTCAGCATCGG GGCACGGTCATCGTGGAGCGGTGGTGGAAGGTGCCGCTGGCCGGGGAGGGTAGAAAGCCGCGCCTGCATCGGCGACACCGCGTCTACAAACTGGTGGAGGACACGAAACACCGGCCCAAAGAAAACTTGGAGCTCATCCTCACGCAGTCTGTGGAGG AACTCGGAGTCCGGGGTGACTTGGTCTCAGTGAAGAAATCCGTAGGTCGTAATCGGCTCCTTCCTCAGGGACTGGCTGTATATGCATCCCCTGAAAACAAGAAGCTGTTTGAAGAGGAGAAATTG AGACAAGAAGGAAAATTAGAGAAGATCCAGACCAAAGCAGGAGAGGCG ACAGTGAAATTTCTTAAAAGCTGTCACCTGGAAGTGGGCATGAAGAACAATGTCAAATGGGAACTGAACCCTGAAATAGTTGCCCGCCACTTCTTCAAGAAT cttGGTGTTGTGGTTGCCCCACATGCGTTGAAGTTACCAGAGGAGCCTATCACACGATGGGGCGAGTACTGGTGTGAGGTGACG GTAAATGGGCTTGACACTGTGAGAGTTCCCATGTCTGTTGTGATGTTTGAGAAGCCCAAGACCAAAAGATATAAGTACTGGTTAGCCCAGCAAGCTGCCACGGGCACCACCCCCACCAGCTCCCGGACAGTCTAA
- the Riiad1 gene encoding RIIa domain-containing protein 1, whose product MATLQGGLLGPDPGALSPQQLEQLRNFKIQTRIASEKYLRTHKEVEFLLSGFFREMLLKRPDNIPEFAADYFTDPRLPNKIHMQLIKDKKAA is encoded by the exons ATGGCTACGTTGCAGGGCGGGCTGCTGGGGCCAGACCCCGGGGCTCTGAGCCCCCAGCAACTGGAGCAGCTGCGAAACTTCAAG ATCCAGACTCGGATTGCTAGTGAAAAGTACCTAAGGACCCATAAAGAAGTGGAGTTCCTTCTAAGTGGCTTCTTCAG AGAAATGCTTCTGAAACGACCAGACAACATCCCAGAATTCGCTGCAG ACTATTTCACGGATCCCAGACTTCCCAACAAGATTCACATGCAGCTAATTAAAGACAAGAAAGCGGCTTAA